Proteins encoded within one genomic window of Leucoraja erinacea ecotype New England chromosome 24, Leri_hhj_1, whole genome shotgun sequence:
- the LOC129708556 gene encoding probable G-protein coupled receptor 139 has product MILSRGKCGLSKGVTRYLVGMAASDLLVLLFDLILRQIPIAYRDYFTFLRAIRICNLHAIVLHTATDCSVWFTVTFTFDRFVAICCQKLKTKYCTERTAAVVLGTVSVLSSLKNITWYFMLTAEYSLAYARWFCMPRVQLVESQVWGAIELLHYILTPVVPFILVLLLNALTIRHVLVASRARKRLRDTSNRENPRDPEMESRRKSLILLLVISGNFILLWALFTVFYLWNRLRVLNSVPTFPPRSMQELCFMLQLLSCCTNTALYAVTQTPFREQLKEVIRYPFTMLRKCTM; this is encoded by the coding sequence atgatcctgtcccggggaaagtgtggTCTTTCCAAAGGtgtcactcgctacctggtgggcaTGGCAGCGTCAGATCTACTGGTGCTTCTCTTCGATCTGATACTGAGGCAGATTCCGATTGCATATCGGGATTATTTCACATTCCTGCGCGCCATCCGCATCTGTAATCTCCACGCCATCGTTCTTCACACAGCTACCGATTGCTCAGTCTGGTTCACTGTCACGTTTACCTTTGATCgatttgtggccatttgttgccagaagctgaaaactaaatattgtaCCGAGAGAACGGCGGCTGTGGTTCTAGGGACAGTGAGTGTTTTGAGCTCTTTAAAGAACATTACATGGTATTTCATGCTCACCGCTGAATATTCACTCGCCTATGCCCGCTGGTTTTGTATGCCAAGAGTCCAACTTGTGGAATCACAGGTTTGGGGAGCGATCGAACTCCTTCATTACATCCTTACCCCTGTGGTCCCATTTATATTGGTTCTGTTACTTAATGCTTTAACCATCAGGCACGTTTTAGTGGCCAGCAGAGCCCGCAAGAGACTACGGGACACCAGCAATCGGGAGAATCCCAGGGACCCAGAGATGGAGAGTCGCAGGAAATCCCTCATATTACTGCTTGTCATTTCAGGCAATTTCATCCTGTTATGGGCTCTGTTTACAGTGTTCTATCTGTGGAACCGACTGCGGGTTTTGAATTCTGTGCCTACGTTTCCTCCTAGGTCGATGCAAGAACTTTGTTTCATGCTGCAGCTCCTGAGTTGCTGCACAAACACTGCCCTTTACGCTGTGACCCAGACTCCGTTTAGGGAACAACTGAAGGAAGTGATCAGATATCCTTTTACCATGCTTAGAAAATGCACCATGTGA